The Henckelia pumila isolate YLH828 chromosome 2, ASM3356847v2, whole genome shotgun sequence genome includes a window with the following:
- the LOC140884122 gene encoding flavin-containing monooxygenase FMO GS-OX-like 9 encodes MVCSRAISKKVCVIGAGPSGLVAAREMRKEGHNVVVLEQNHDVGGQWLYNPEVGDEDPLGKYDFLKVHSSVYASLRVASPREIMGFTDFPFVIKKDRDVRRFPGHGEILLYLQDFCDYFELREMIRFNTIVLNVEMLEYPRVLAGEDLKWVVRSKEAEKEVEELVFDAVVVATGHYSQPRLPKIKGMEVWRRKQLHSHIYRVPEPFKNEVVVVVGSSLSGQDISMELVDVAKKIHLSAKSLTISQGLSKVISKYDNLHLHPQIESLHEDGKVLFNDGSWVIADTIIYCTGYSYSFPFLDTKGIVAIDDDRVGPLFEHTFPPSLAPSLSFVGVPRKLIGFPFFEAQAKWIAQLLCGKRRLPSWEDMMLSIQEFYQSRDVAGIPKHHTHDIASFEYCDKYGDYTSFPRLEEWRKELCLSSLRNAEINLETFRDVYHEDEEMLQQAYQSSHFTQQINWPQIP; translated from the exons GTGATCGGCGCTGGCCCATCCGGCCTCGTCGCGGCCCGGGAGATGAGGAAAGAAGGCCACAATGTGGTGGTCCTCGAACAAAACCACGACGTTGGAGGTCAATGGTTGTATAACCCTGAGGTGGGGGATGAAGATCCCTTGGGCAAATACGATTTCTTGAAAGTTCATAGCAGCGTTTACGCCTCGTTGCGCGTGGCGTCGCCTAGGGAGATCATGGGATTCACTGACTTCCCGTTTGTGATCAAGAAAGATAGGGATGTGAGGAGATTTCCGGGTCACGGGGAGATTCTTTTGTATTTGCAAGATTTTTGTGACTACTTTGAGTTGAGGGAGATGATAAGGTTTAATACTATTGTATTGAACGTGGAGATGTTGGAGTATCCTAGAGTTTTAGCCGGGGAAGACTTGAAGTGGGTGGTTAGAAGCAAGGAGGCGGAGAAGGAGGTGGAGGAATTAGTCTTCGACGCGGTGGTTGTCGCCACCGGACATTATTCTCAGCCTAGGTTGCCTAAAATTAaag GAATGGAAGTGTGGAGAAGAAAGCAACTGCATAGTCACATTTACAGGGTCCCGGAACCTTTCAAGAACGAG GTTGTTGTGGTCGTTGGAAGTTCATTGAGCGGGCAAGATATATCGATGGAGCTTGTTGACGTGGCAAAGAAGATCCACCTCAGTGCAAAATCCCTCACAATTTCTCAAGGTTTATCAAAAGTCATCTCCAAATATGATAATCTACACCTTCATCCCCAG ATAGAATCATTGCATGAAGATGGGAAGGTCTTGTTCAATGATGGATCGTGGGTCATTGCCGACACTATTATATACTGCACAGG GTATTCATATTCATTCCCATTTCTTGACACCAAAGGGATCGTAGCGATAGATGATGACAGAGTTGGCCCACTATTTGAGCACACATTCCCTCCTTCACTAGCTCCTTCTCTCTCGTTTGTTGGTGTCCCTAGAAAG CTTATAGGGTTTCCTTTCTTTGAAGCCCAAGCAAAATGGATTGCTCAACTGTTGTGTGGGAAAAGAAGGTTGCCATCATGGGAAGATATGATGCTATCAATTCAAGAGTTTTATCAATCAAGGGATGTTGCGGGGATTCCTAAGCACCATACTCATGATATCGCAAGTTTCGAG TACTGTGATAAGTATGGAGATTACACCAGTTTCCCACGTTTAGAGGAGTGGAGAAAAGAGCTTTGCCTTTCATCTTTGCGAAATGCGGAGATCAACTTAGAGACATTTCGTGATGTATATCATGAAGATGAAGAGATGCTGCAACAAGCATATCAAAGTTCTCACTTCACTCAGCAAATTAATTGGCCCCAAATCCCATGA